A segment of the candidate division KSB1 bacterium genome:
GTTGTAATTGCTTTTCCATTTACTTGCACGGCCAACATGATACACGAATTGACTGCCAGCCCATCGGCAATGACCGTGCAATTTCCGCAGTCTCCGGTTTCGCAGCCGTGTCCAACGCTCCAAAGTCCCTGCGAACGCAATAAATCCATCAAAGTCTGGTTTACCGGGACGTCCAGCGTTTTCTTGCGATTGTTAATTGTGAGACTGATTTTCATTTTATGCAATTTTTAACCTGAAGGGTCGTCTTGTGAAATACATCTTTCTGAATAAGCGGTTTACTTTTAAACCCTTCAGCGGTTTACTTTGTCATGTAACGGATTGAGCGGCATTTTCCAAACATTGTAGCAATGCTTTCTTTACGACTGATCGGCTCACCTCTTTACGGTATTCTTTACTTGCCAAAGAATCAGAAATGGGCACATATTGTTCGGAAGCTTTATCCGCGGCCGTTTCAATATTTGCAGTGGTAAACGAGTTGCCTTCTAAGTATTCTTCGATTTCATGCAGACGTTGTGGAACCCGTTCGGTACCTGTAATTGCAATTTTCGCGATCTGACATTCTCTTTTTTTCATCGTTATTCGTGCGCAGGCACAAATCAATGGCTTTCCGTTATAAAAAATTGGAGCCAGCCCTGCAAAAGTTTGCGGTTCCATTGCCGGAATAATAACTTCAACCAACAGACCGCCTCCGAGATTCTTTTTGTTAAGGAAAATGTTCATGGCCAGAGCAAATTCCTCACCGCCAACAATCCGAACTTGAGCTTGCAAGATCAGCAGCGCACAATAAAGCGTAGAAAGAGAGTTTGTAGTGACAAGCTCCCCCCCGAGTGTTGAGACGTTTCGTATCATTTTTGAATGATGACTTAGTTGCGCAGCTTGGGACAGGATTCCGTTTGCAAGGTTTTTTAACTTCTGACTTTCAACCAATTTTTGCAAAGGGGTTGTGGCTCCAATTCTGGTTAAACCAGCATTATTATTTATATAATCAAGATCTAGACAGGTGATGTCGACCAGCTCCTGGACAATGTTATTTTGAGTATGCTGCAGTTTTGTGCCACCGGCAAGAATGAGTATGGAGCCTGAGTTTTTTTCAAGAAGAGCTAAGGTCTCCGGAATTGTTTTTGGGCGAAAAAGGTTTTTTAGATTTGAAAGCACGGTTTGAGAGTTGTTTTAATTTGTAATCAATATAGAATAATTTCATACTGTTGTCAATATTATTTTTATTCTCATTCACTCCAGAATTTGCTTTCCATCTTGCCTCGAATTAGT
Coding sequences within it:
- a CDS encoding FAD binding domain-containing protein gives rise to the protein MLSNLKNLFRPKTIPETLALLEKNSGSILILAGGTKLQHTQNNIVQELVDITCLDLDYINNNAGLTRIGATTPLQKLVESQKLKNLANGILSQAAQLSHHSKMIRNVSTLGGELVTTNSLSTLYCALLILQAQVRIVGGEEFALAMNIFLNKKNLGGGLLVEVIIPAMEPQTFAGLAPIFYNGKPLICACARITMKKRECQIAKIAITGTERVPQRLHEIEEYLEGNSFTTANIETAADKASEQYVPISDSLASKEYRKEVSRSVVKKALLQCLENAAQSVT